One stretch of Candidatus Atribacteria bacterium ADurb.Bin276 DNA includes these proteins:
- the pstC gene encoding Phosphate transport system permease protein PstC, which yields MNSVQEVFRIKAHRESAEIILFLVALSSLLFLIGIIVVLFVEGLPTFREVSLSQFLFGRRWYPTSEPPRLGILPLILGSLWVTIGALIFAIPLGLFSAIFLAELCPKKLREILKPVIEMLAGIPSVVYGFFGMVILSPLLKDLFSLPTGLTAFTASIILGIMAIPSIVSTAEDAISSVPKSYREASFSIGATHWETIRKVVIPASYSGLGAAVILGAGRIIGETMTVLMIAGGAAIIPTSFFQPVRTMTATIAAEMGEAPVGSLHYHSLFAIAIVLFLITFLLNILVDRLAQKYHTRVR from the coding sequence ATGAATTCGGTACAGGAGGTGTTTCGTATTAAAGCGCACCGCGAATCTGCCGAAATTATTTTATTTTTGGTCGCCCTTTCTTCCCTTTTATTTTTAATTGGAATTATTGTCGTACTCTTTGTTGAAGGACTGCCTACCTTTCGTGAAGTTTCGCTCTCACAGTTTCTTTTTGGAAGACGATGGTACCCAACATCAGAACCCCCTCGTTTAGGAATTCTCCCTCTAATCCTTGGATCCCTTTGGGTGACTATTGGTGCGTTAATTTTTGCAATTCCTTTAGGCCTTTTTTCAGCAATATTTCTTGCCGAGCTTTGTCCAAAAAAGCTGAGAGAAATCTTAAAACCGGTTATTGAAATGTTAGCCGGTATTCCTTCGGTGGTTTATGGTTTTTTTGGTATGGTCATTCTCAGCCCACTTTTAAAAGACCTTTTCTCTCTTCCCACCGGTCTGACTGCTTTTACTGCCTCGATCATATTGGGAATAATGGCCATTCCTTCAATAGTGAGTACAGCTGAAGATGCAATTAGTTCAGTTCCCAAGAGTTACCGTGAAGCTTCTTTTTCGATTGGAGCGACTCATTGGGAAACCATAAGAAAAGTTGTTATACCTGCTTCTTATTCAGGCTTAGGGGCAGCGGTGATTCTTGGTGCAGGGAGAATCATTGGTGAAACCATGACAGTGTTGATGATTGCCGGTGGAGCAGCGATAATTCCCACCAGCTTTTTTCAGCCGGTTCGAACCATGACGGCAACCATAGCAGCTGAAATGGGAGAGGCACCGGTAGGTAGTCTTCACTATCATTCGTTATTTGCTATTGCGATTGTTTTATTTCTCATCACTTTTCTTTTAAATATTTTAGTCGATCGATTAGCTCAAAAATACCATACCCGGGTGAGATAA
- the rsmI gene encoding Ribosomal RNA small subunit methyltransferase I has translation MKKFSEWGNFFICPTPIGNLGDITYRTVSVLNQVDLIACEDTRVSRKLLQRYSIQKPLFSYHAHNYQAAIQKILTHLKSGESVALITDAGMPGIQDPGMEIVNQLVQNQIDFEVLPGASAVLPAVVYSGFSLNGYLFLGFLPKSGGERKKQLEQSLFSPQAVVLYESPKRILTTLQEIQSLVGEERKAVLCRELTKIHQEIIRGTLKEIIEILNQRKTIKGEMVLVLEGIVVDEKRILPLIQNCIKQLLFTGHSEKDTVELTSVIFGLKKNRLKFEVKHQIDLLGEGERKRI, from the coding sequence ATGAAAAAATTTTCGGAGTGGGGCAATTTTTTTATTTGCCCCACTCCTATTGGAAACTTGGGAGACATTACCTACCGTACAGTATCGGTACTCAATCAGGTGGATCTGATTGCTTGTGAGGATACCAGGGTATCGAGAAAGCTTTTGCAACGCTATTCAATTCAAAAACCTTTATTTTCCTATCATGCCCATAATTACCAAGCTGCAATTCAAAAGATCCTTACCCACCTTAAAAGCGGGGAAAGCGTCGCTTTAATTACTGATGCTGGAATGCCAGGAATTCAAGATCCAGGAATGGAAATTGTAAATCAACTGGTTCAAAATCAAATTGACTTTGAAGTGTTGCCAGGTGCATCAGCAGTCTTACCGGCTGTGGTTTACTCAGGATTTTCTTTAAACGGTTATCTTTTTTTAGGTTTTCTTCCCAAATCAGGAGGAGAAAGGAAAAAACAACTGGAGCAATCACTTTTTTCTCCCCAAGCCGTTGTTTTATATGAGTCACCCAAGAGAATCCTGACCACCCTTCAAGAAATTCAAAGCCTGGTTGGAGAAGAAAGAAAGGCAGTTCTCTGTCGTGAATTAACAAAAATTCATCAAGAGATAATAAGAGGTACTTTAAAAGAGATAATTGAAATATTAAATCAGAGGAAAACCATTAAAGGTGAAATGGTATTGGTGCTGGAGGGTATAGTTGTTGACGAAAAAAGAATTTTACCTTTGATCCAGAATTGTATCAAACAACTTTTATTTACTGGTCATTCTGAAAAAGATACTGTAGAATTGACCAGTGTTATTTTCGGACTTAAAAAAAATAGATTAAAATTCGAGGTCAAACATCAAATAGATCTTTTGGGTGAGGGGGAAAGAAAAAGAATTTAG
- the htrA_2 gene encoding putative serine protease HtrA encodes MNRKIKFEFLLCFSVLILFLLTGWVQAVNSIIPEETNLVADIVEKVGPSVVYVDTLSYKTYRNPLSPFFNDPFFRDFFDIFPQPEERRIPQKGLGSGFIFRSDGYILTNEHVIQGAEQIKVTLKDGREFDGKVIGSDPLTDIAIIKVDATDLPALPLGDSDRARVGEWMIAIGNPYGLSHTVTVGVLSAKGRPIYSGDSGREYENFLQTDAAINPGNSGGPLLNIKGEVIGINTAILPYAQGVGFAIPINMAKSLLDPLIETGKVVRSWVGIYLQDITPDMIQQFGLNEPKGALIADVVPNSPASRAGIQRGDIILKVDDEEIVNAAVFHAAIQDKKPGIQLTLSVWRDNQAKEITVILEELVTEGGVESALSPDLQFGFEVGEITSELTRKYNLRTKSGVVIIRIDSQEIIETGYLREGDVILQLNRQTIRDLQGWNAALTMVEPGDTIILLVNRRGRTFFVPVEVKSSSLLVP; translated from the coding sequence ATGAATAGAAAAATAAAGTTTGAGTTTTTATTATGCTTTAGCGTTTTAATTCTCTTTTTATTAACCGGTTGGGTTCAGGCTGTCAATTCAATCATACCTGAAGAAACCAATCTGGTAGCTGATATTGTTGAAAAAGTCGGACCGTCAGTGGTGTATGTTGATACACTTTCTTATAAGACCTATCGGAATCCCCTTTCACCTTTTTTTAATGACCCCTTTTTTCGAGATTTTTTTGATATTTTCCCTCAACCAGAAGAAAGGAGAATCCCTCAAAAAGGATTAGGCTCGGGATTTATCTTCCGATCTGATGGGTATATTCTCACCAATGAGCATGTTATTCAAGGTGCTGAACAAATTAAGGTTACTCTCAAGGACGGCCGGGAGTTTGATGGAAAGGTAATAGGTTCCGATCCATTAACCGATATTGCGATCATAAAAGTGGATGCAACCGATCTTCCTGCCCTTCCTTTGGGTGATTCAGATCGAGCCCGAGTGGGAGAATGGATGATTGCCATCGGAAATCCTTATGGTTTGTCGCATACGGTAACGGTTGGCGTTTTGAGTGCAAAAGGGAGACCAATATATTCCGGAGACTCAGGAAGAGAATATGAGAATTTTTTACAAACCGATGCTGCCATTAACCCTGGTAATAGCGGAGGACCACTATTGAATATTAAAGGCGAAGTTATTGGGATTAATACTGCTATCCTTCCTTATGCCCAAGGAGTTGGATTCGCCATCCCCATCAATATGGCAAAAAGTTTATTAGATCCATTAATTGAAACTGGCAAAGTTGTTCGTTCCTGGGTAGGGATTTATCTACAGGATATCACTCCGGATATGATTCAACAATTTGGGCTCAATGAACCAAAAGGCGCTTTAATTGCCGATGTTGTTCCAAATAGTCCAGCTTCGAGAGCCGGTATTCAACGCGGGGATATAATATTAAAAGTTGATGATGAAGAAATTGTCAATGCTGCGGTATTTCATGCCGCAATTCAAGATAAAAAACCTGGAATACAATTGACATTGTCGGTTTGGAGAGACAACCAAGCCAAAGAAATTACCGTAATCTTAGAAGAGTTGGTTACCGAAGGAGGAGTTGAATCAGCCCTATCTCCAGACCTTCAATTTGGTTTTGAAGTTGGAGAAATCACCTCAGAATTAACCAGAAAATATAATTTAAGAACGAAGTCTGGAGTAGTGATCATTCGAATCGACTCGCAAGAAATAATCGAAACCGGTTATTTACGAGAGGGAGATGTCATTCTTCAGCTCAATCGTCAGACCATCAGAGACCTTCAGGGCTGGAATGCCGCTTTGACAATGGTTGAGCCCGGCGATACTATAATTCTATTGGTAAATCGAAGAGGGCGTACTTTTTTTGTACCAGTGGAAGTGAAAAGTTCTAGCTTATTAGTCCCATGA